One segment of Pyrococcus sp. ST04 DNA contains the following:
- a CDS encoding RuvB-like helicase, giving the protein MAVIEELPAVKFERVGMHSHIKGLGLDENGKAKFIGDGMVGQVKAREAAGIAVKLIKQGKLAGKGILLVGPTGSGKTAIAMGIAKELGEDVPFVQISGSEIYSAEMKKTEFLKQALRRAIGVRISEERKVYEGMVEKMEVRKTRHPFNPYIEIPESVIITLKTKDDKKTIRAGREIAYQLLELGIEEGDVIQIDAETGRVSRVGTTKEEEGLFFRRKVELPTGPVLKIKEFTYTVTLHDLDIVNARAGGIFSLIFGGGMEINDEIRERVDQTVKQWIEEGKATLVPGVLFIDECHMLDIEAFSFLARAMENELAPILILATNRGMTKIRGTDIEAPHGIPLDMLDRLLIINTEPYKKDEIREIVKIRAREEGIELSEEALEYLAELGEKTSLRYAVQLLAPASILAGGKRVEKEHIEKAKEYFADVKRSIAFVEKLEGMLK; this is encoded by the coding sequence ATGGCTGTTATAGAGGAGCTTCCAGCGGTTAAGTTCGAAAGAGTTGGAATGCACTCCCACATAAAGGGTCTTGGCCTAGATGAGAATGGGAAAGCCAAGTTCATAGGAGATGGAATGGTTGGGCAGGTAAAGGCTAGAGAGGCCGCTGGAATAGCTGTTAAACTTATAAAGCAGGGAAAACTCGCTGGAAAGGGAATTCTGCTGGTTGGGCCGACAGGAAGTGGTAAAACCGCAATAGCTATGGGAATCGCAAAAGAACTTGGAGAAGATGTTCCATTTGTTCAAATAAGCGGAAGCGAAATATATTCCGCTGAGATGAAGAAAACCGAATTTCTAAAGCAAGCCCTGAGAAGGGCTATAGGTGTTAGAATAAGTGAAGAAAGGAAAGTGTACGAGGGAATGGTAGAGAAAATGGAAGTCAGAAAGACAAGGCACCCATTCAATCCATACATAGAGATCCCGGAGAGCGTTATAATAACTCTCAAGACTAAGGATGATAAGAAGACAATAAGGGCTGGAAGGGAAATAGCTTACCAGTTGCTGGAGCTCGGAATTGAAGAGGGGGATGTTATTCAGATAGACGCTGAGACAGGTAGAGTTTCGAGGGTTGGGACGACAAAGGAAGAAGAGGGATTATTCTTCAGGAGAAAGGTTGAGCTCCCGACTGGCCCTGTGCTGAAGATAAAGGAGTTTACGTACACAGTTACATTACACGATCTTGACATTGTAAATGCTAGGGCTGGAGGAATATTTAGCCTAATATTTGGAGGAGGAATGGAGATAAATGACGAGATAAGGGAAAGGGTAGATCAAACTGTCAAACAGTGGATAGAGGAAGGTAAAGCTACACTTGTTCCTGGAGTCCTGTTCATAGATGAGTGTCATATGTTAGACATTGAGGCCTTTTCCTTCCTGGCCAGGGCCATGGAGAATGAGCTAGCGCCGATCCTAATTCTTGCAACCAACAGAGGAATGACAAAAATAAGGGGAACTGACATAGAGGCACCTCATGGAATTCCATTGGACATGCTTGACAGATTGCTGATAATAAACACTGAGCCATATAAGAAGGACGAGATAAGGGAGATAGTCAAGATAAGGGCAAGAGAGGAGGGTATAGAACTTAGTGAAGAGGCTCTAGAATACTTGGCCGAGCTTGGTGAGAAAACAAGCTTACGTTACGCTGTCCAGCTCTTGGCTCCTGCCAGTATACTTGCGGGCGGAAAGAGAGTTGAAAAGGAGCATATCGAGAAAGCCAAGGAATACTTTGCTGATGTAAAGAGAAGCATAGCCTTCGTTGAAAAGCTTGAAGGGATGCTTAAGTGA
- a CDS encoding MinD/ParA family protein produces MAVIVVTGRGGAGKTTTTANLSTYFAQADYRVLAVDGDLYLPNLGLHFALDNVKYTLHSVVKDPNMDPEWAIYKHKETGVYVMPGSSRLEDVLGISGQRLREIIENLKYKYPLIFVDSPTGVPFDTLPAFEVFDYQIIVVEIERSPIYSFETMVENEVLKLKALGDRFGLEVGVVINKVREASDVIDKIVEIIETEIGVPVLGVIPFDDAVPESVNAGIPVLVYRPHSDAAIAFKEAGQLTEEWIFGSSTQT; encoded by the coding sequence ATGGCAGTGATCGTTGTTACTGGGAGGGGTGGCGCTGGAAAGACTACAACAACTGCAAATTTGAGTACATATTTTGCCCAAGCAGACTATAGAGTTCTTGCCGTGGATGGTGATCTTTATTTGCCAAATCTTGGACTTCATTTCGCTCTCGATAATGTCAAATACACTCTTCACTCAGTTGTAAAAGACCCAAACATGGATCCGGAGTGGGCAATATATAAGCATAAAGAGACAGGAGTTTATGTAATGCCGGGAAGCTCAAGGCTTGAAGACGTTCTAGGGATATCAGGACAAAGACTAAGAGAGATAATTGAGAATCTGAAGTACAAATACCCCCTAATATTTGTTGATTCTCCTACGGGTGTTCCCTTTGATACTCTTCCTGCTTTTGAAGTGTTTGACTACCAGATCATAGTTGTAGAGATCGAGCGATCTCCCATATATTCCTTCGAGACGATGGTGGAAAATGAGGTTTTGAAGCTTAAGGCGTTAGGGGATAGGTTCGGTCTTGAAGTTGGGGTGGTAATAAACAAAGTTAGAGAGGCTTCAGATGTCATAGATAAGATAGTTGAGATAATTGAAACGGAGATTGGTGTTCCTGTATTAGGCGTGATCCCGTTTGATGATGCAGTTCCTGAGTCAGTTAACGCCGGTATTCCAGTTTTAGTTTATAGACCTCACAGCGATGCAGCCATAGCATTTAAGGAGGCTGGCCAACTAACGGAGGAATGGATATTTGGCTCTTCTACTCAAACTTGA
- the mrtA gene encoding CPBP family archaeomyxosortase MrtA: MRRELLFALILLPLSFIPMSTSLPFYPWASLVFLVYFLVPLTLVLALGLNPKDVGIKKPKSWKTTAILLGIAAILSFIGLLDESMKSYYPRFSYSNWLDFIWKEIVFGIVMFSHEAFFRGFLLFPMAKKNPRIAILYQDIPYTLIHIGKPSIEIPYAFLAGIIFAKIDLKEESILPSFLIHWLGSVFFDFLCAIT; this comes from the coding sequence ATGAGGAGAGAACTCCTATTTGCATTAATACTACTCCCCCTCTCATTCATTCCAATGTCAACAAGTTTACCCTTCTATCCCTGGGCCAGCTTAGTTTTTCTTGTATACTTTCTTGTTCCGTTAACACTAGTGCTGGCTTTAGGTCTAAACCCAAAAGACGTTGGGATTAAGAAACCTAAAAGTTGGAAAACAACTGCTATTCTTCTCGGAATAGCGGCGATTTTAAGTTTTATTGGCCTATTAGATGAGAGTATGAAAAGCTATTATCCAAGATTCTCATATTCGAACTGGCTTGACTTTATTTGGAAAGAGATCGTTTTTGGAATTGTCATGTTCTCACATGAGGCCTTCTTTAGAGGATTTCTTTTATTCCCTATGGCCAAGAAGAATCCTAGGATTGCAATTCTTTATCAAGATATCCCCTACACACTCATTCATATCGGAAAACCATCAATAGAAATTCCATATGCCTTTCTAGCGGGAATTATATTCGCAAAAATAGATTTAAAGGAAGAAAGCATTCTACCGAGCTTTCTAATTCACTGGCTTGGCTCAGTTTTCTTTGATTTCCTATGCGCAATCACTTAA
- a CDS encoding CidA/LrgA family protein, with product MYKGLAIIFGFLFLGEIVENLGVPVPGSVLGMLFLTFALITGIVKVKDVEKEGEFLVRNMSVMFIPPGVGIILYLNLLRQNLIPITVALVLSFLITLFITGKTVEVLRK from the coding sequence ATGTACAAGGGGCTAGCCATAATCTTTGGATTCTTGTTTCTTGGAGAGATAGTTGAGAACTTGGGAGTCCCAGTACCCGGAAGCGTTCTTGGAATGCTTTTCCTGACTTTCGCACTGATCACAGGAATTGTTAAAGTGAAAGACGTCGAGAAGGAGGGAGAGTTTTTGGTTAGGAATATGAGCGTGATGTTTATTCCCCCCGGAGTTGGAATAATTCTCTACCTAAACCTACTAAGACAGAACCTGATTCCAATAACTGTTGCTTTAGTACTAAGTTTTCTGATAACACTTTTTATAACAGGAAAAACAGTGGAGGTGCTCAGAAAATGA
- a CDS encoding MATE family efflux transporter: MSEIRKRLWKLAWPAIMGNISQTLLNLVDTMIVGHVSAVALGAVGLGGMVSWFMFPIMMAVATGTLAVVARRVGEGNYEEASRVAEQSMYIAFLLGIPVMLFGIFFGDEILRIMGAKGEVFEIAYSYLKVLFLFYPIRFVSFAFFASLRGAGDTKTPMKLNILMNVVNAVLDYLLVFGKLGFPKLGPVGAAWASGIGITTAFLVGIYLFLAHRLVLKPVLELRIRWNIVEKILRVGTPTMLERGLFSFYNFLYMSIVTRFGKIALSAHQIGLRIESIAYMPAFGFSIATSALVGQSLGAKKPEQAEQVVKEAIKMTTLFMTAMAFVLVVFPGILVDPFLSRNDPNYEVVKRLASIYLIIVGISEIPLGITFVLSGALRGAGDTKSPLYVTAISKLLFRIIPSYLLGFGFSIPSFTILGITFPGFTFKGLGVIAAWIGMSLETFITAGLFWIVYRRGKWKKIKL, encoded by the coding sequence ATGAGCGAAATCAGAAAAAGGCTTTGGAAACTTGCATGGCCAGCAATAATGGGAAACATAAGCCAAACACTCCTCAACCTAGTGGATACTATGATTGTTGGCCACGTAAGCGCCGTGGCTTTGGGAGCTGTAGGACTTGGAGGGATGGTAAGCTGGTTCATGTTCCCAATAATGATGGCCGTTGCGACGGGGACATTAGCAGTGGTCGCAAGAAGGGTTGGAGAAGGAAACTATGAAGAGGCCTCAAGAGTCGCAGAGCAGAGCATGTATATAGCGTTTCTGCTGGGAATCCCTGTAATGCTCTTCGGGATTTTCTTCGGGGATGAGATATTGAGAATAATGGGAGCGAAGGGAGAAGTATTTGAGATAGCATATTCATATCTCAAAGTTCTGTTTCTATTTTATCCAATAAGGTTTGTCAGCTTTGCGTTCTTTGCCTCTCTGAGAGGGGCCGGAGACACGAAGACACCAATGAAACTTAACATATTGATGAACGTCGTAAACGCAGTCTTAGACTACCTTCTGGTATTTGGAAAACTCGGTTTTCCAAAGCTCGGGCCAGTTGGGGCAGCATGGGCCTCGGGAATAGGAATAACAACGGCGTTTCTCGTCGGAATCTATCTCTTCCTCGCTCATAGGCTGGTCTTAAAGCCAGTGCTAGAGCTAAGGATCAGATGGAATATAGTTGAAAAGATTCTCAGAGTTGGAACGCCAACAATGCTTGAAAGAGGGTTATTCAGCTTCTACAACTTCCTCTACATGAGCATAGTTACTAGATTCGGAAAAATAGCACTATCAGCCCACCAAATAGGGTTAAGAATAGAAAGTATAGCGTACATGCCAGCCTTCGGATTCAGCATAGCTACGTCAGCCCTTGTAGGGCAGAGTTTAGGTGCTAAAAAGCCAGAACAGGCAGAACAGGTAGTCAAAGAGGCAATAAAGATGACAACCCTTTTCATGACAGCAATGGCCTTTGTTCTCGTTGTATTTCCAGGGATTCTCGTCGACCCCTTTCTCTCAAGAAATGATCCAAACTATGAAGTTGTTAAGAGACTGGCCTCGATATACCTAATAATAGTCGGCATTAGCGAGATTCCATTGGGAATAACGTTTGTCCTGAGCGGCGCACTGAGAGGTGCAGGAGATACAAAAAGCCCCTTATATGTGACGGCAATAAGTAAACTACTATTCAGAATCATACCGTCCTACCTCCTTGGCTTTGGGTTCTCCATACCAAGCTTTACAATTCTCGGAATTACATTCCCAGGATTTACGTTTAAAGGTCTAGGAGTGATAGCGGCGTGGATAGGAATGAGCCTGGAAACCTTCATTACGGCAGGGCTATTTTGGATAGTATATAGGAGAGGCAAATGGAAGAAAATCAAACTTTAG
- a CDS encoding CidB/LrgB family autolysis modulator produces the protein MNVFGIFLTLALYSTFSWIYSKRRTPLLNPVLLSILTISIILKVGDISYERYMESARFLSFLLGPAVVSLAIPLYKQIRIIKEYSKEIAIGIIVGGSVAILSAVYILKAFHAPEILQRSFAPKSITTAIAMGVSEKIGGIPALTAVLVILTGILGNAFAPELLNLFGIKDRVARGLATGVSSHGLGTARIILEDELSGAVSGLAMALNGVYTAFVLPAVINFLV, from the coding sequence ATGAACGTCTTTGGAATATTTCTCACTCTCGCTTTGTATTCTACATTCTCTTGGATATACTCTAAAAGAAGGACTCCCCTTCTCAACCCCGTTCTCCTTTCCATTCTCACAATTTCAATAATTCTTAAGGTAGGAGACATAAGCTATGAGAGATACATGGAGTCCGCTCGATTCTTGAGCTTTCTCTTAGGCCCTGCAGTTGTTAGCTTGGCGATTCCTTTGTACAAGCAAATTAGAATAATAAAAGAATACAGCAAAGAGATAGCTATTGGGATCATTGTTGGTGGAAGTGTCGCAATTCTTTCTGCAGTTTACATTCTCAAAGCGTTTCATGCTCCCGAGATCCTTCAAAGAAGCTTTGCACCAAAAAGCATAACAACTGCAATAGCCATGGGTGTCAGCGAAAAAATAGGAGGAATTCCCGCTCTAACAGCAGTTCTTGTGATACTTACTGGAATTCTCGGGAATGCTTTTGCTCCAGAACTTCTCAACCTGTTTGGAATAAAAGACAGAGTAGCCAGAGGGCTTGCAACTGGAGTTTCTTCGCATGGTCTTGGAACGGCTAGGATAATTCTTGAAGATGAGTTGTCTGGGGCCGTTAGTGGGCTTGCAATGGCTTTAAACGGGGTATATACTGCGTTCGTTCTACCTGCGGTGATAAACTTCCTAGTCTAG
- the hmgA gene encoding hydroxymethylglutaryl-CoA reductase (NADPH) yields the protein MNVEEIIEKVARGEIKLHQVENFVNGDKRLATEIRRKALERKLGIKLEHIGHYSIDPNQLIGRNIENMIGVVQIPMGVAGPLRINGEYAKGEFYIPLATTEGALVASVNRGCSALTEAGGVVTTLLDDKMTRAPLIKCPNARRAREVAEWVKKNIDYLQEKAVSKVTRHGKLRGVKPFIVGRNLFLRFEFETGDAMGMNMVTIASEEIMKVIEEEFPDVKYLALSGNLCVDKKPNAVNFILGRGKTVIAEAVVPRKIVEKKLKTTPELIAEVNYLKNLVGSAQAGSYGFNAHFGNIVGAIFLATGQDEAQITEGSHGITLAEVTPEGDLYISITMPSLEIGTVGGGTRVPTQREALEIMGVAGGGDPPGVNAKKFAEIVAGAVLAGELSLLAAIAAKHLARAHKMLGR from the coding sequence ATGAACGTTGAAGAAATCATTGAGAAGGTTGCTAGGGGAGAGATTAAGTTACACCAAGTTGAGAACTTTGTTAATGGGGATAAGAGGCTTGCAACTGAAATAAGGCGAAAAGCCTTAGAAAGAAAGCTTGGTATAAAGCTTGAACATATAGGTCATTACAGCATTGATCCTAACCAGCTTATTGGTAGGAACATAGAGAACATGATAGGTGTTGTCCAGATTCCAATGGGGGTTGCGGGACCTCTAAGGATAAATGGTGAGTATGCGAAGGGTGAGTTTTATATTCCCTTGGCCACCACTGAAGGAGCGTTGGTTGCCTCAGTCAATAGGGGATGTTCAGCTCTGACTGAGGCTGGTGGGGTTGTAACAACGCTCTTAGATGACAAAATGACTAGGGCTCCTTTAATTAAGTGCCCCAATGCTAGAAGGGCTAGAGAAGTTGCAGAGTGGGTTAAGAAAAACATAGACTACCTCCAGGAGAAAGCCGTTAGTAAGGTAACTCGACATGGCAAGCTTAGAGGAGTCAAACCCTTTATAGTGGGAAGGAACCTTTTCCTTAGGTTTGAGTTCGAGACTGGGGATGCCATGGGAATGAACATGGTGACGATAGCGAGTGAAGAGATAATGAAAGTCATAGAGGAAGAGTTTCCAGATGTTAAATATCTAGCTCTCTCCGGTAATCTTTGTGTGGATAAGAAACCAAATGCTGTAAACTTTATTCTCGGAAGAGGAAAGACGGTCATAGCAGAGGCCGTTGTACCCAGGAAAATCGTTGAGAAGAAATTAAAGACGACACCAGAGCTTATAGCGGAAGTAAATTACCTTAAGAATCTCGTTGGCTCGGCTCAAGCTGGAAGTTATGGCTTCAACGCCCACTTTGGAAATATCGTTGGAGCAATATTCTTAGCAACTGGTCAGGATGAGGCTCAAATTACTGAGGGTTCTCATGGAATCACCCTGGCAGAGGTTACTCCCGAAGGTGATTTGTACATCAGCATAACCATGCCAAGTCTTGAAATAGGGACAGTTGGTGGAGGAACGAGGGTTCCAACCCAGAGAGAGGCCCTGGAGATAATGGGCGTAGCTGGAGGAGGAGATCCCCCCGGGGTTAACGCGAAGAAATTTGCCGAGATAGTTGCTGGAGCTGTTTTAGCTGGGGAACTCTCATTACTAGCTGCAATAGCGGCGAAACACTTGGCTAGGGCTCATAAAATGCTAGGTAGATAG